DNA sequence from the Dunckerocampus dactyliophorus isolate RoL2022-P2 chromosome 4, RoL_Ddac_1.1, whole genome shotgun sequence genome:
tatACAGTTCACTGAGCTCTGTGTGATTGATACTGTCATatgtttattaaaaatatatccaTTTCAAAAGAAGCTATTTTCTTGTGTTGACACCCACGGTTTTGTTTCATAGAATTGTCTTACAAAATGTAATGGAATTGTTCAAAAAAACTACTATAttagaaaaacattttatgcTAAAGGAATAAGTGGCCACATTTGATACAGTGGGTACTGGATAGCATATTACATATTTACGGCAATGAAACTTTACTGATGTTAagggttattttattttgtacggGTTTGATGCGGGTGATAGTGATGGAAATTGAGAGATCATTTGAGAGCCTTTAGCtgggctcactaaaaagagactGCTCTTTTGGCTCCCAAATGGTTCCTATGAttcttttgttgtcttaaattaatatttatgtgtgttgtgtaaaaaTGAATTACTGTTGTAAACATTTCATGATATCACGCCTTTATTAttgaaattgatttatttaaacctcaatgaacagctacaaacatgttatattataaataaaacccATCTAAATAGATTAAGTCAAAATAAGTCAAACCTCTtaatgcaaatttctcacgaacgaaCCGGCTCTCAAGAGCACCACAGTGTGTGTTtaacccccccacctccccttGTCAGTGTGGACActcgccacacatcttgaccaatgacattcgcctttaacagagaaaaagacgaggaaaaactAATCGCTTCCAAGCGACGCGAGCCGTCTCcaagagccgattcgttcgcgaccgacacatcactagcgGGTGACCATACAACACGCCGACGAACGTCCGTCACGTCTGCAGGTGAATTATTAAATGATTTGACGAATTTAAATACAGAATGTCGTAACATTAATGTGCCAATTACCTTGAAATACGTTGACAAAGTGAACACCTACGTAGTTTACAAAAGGACCAACCATAAGTAACTTGTTAGAAGTACGAGCTAGTGTTAATCGGTCATCACTCAGTTTGTTCTTTAACAGTAGCATTTGgggtaataaaaacaaaaaacttttgtatatacattttttcctGGGGTTAACCGTAAACTTCAGAGGGATTGCGTGTCTGTATAActagcaaaaatgcaaaataacatGGCGACAGTGCATCGCTAAGCTAATGTGGCTAAGCTCCGCAGAGTATTGCACTGCTGAAATAAACCTTATTTTACATATAAAGTAGTCCATAATTGAATTGCTTGTTTATACCACCCCTGATGTGCTATATATTTAGAAATGTACCTTACCTATCTTGTACATGTAGCTTACATATAAAGTTTGTTCACTTCGTGTGTTTACATGttctaaagagaaaataaagaatatgcaacaatggatggatagattatgcaaagaaataaaaactcaGAACGAATAAATAGTAATggtaaataataacaaaataagtaaAGGTATTAagtatacatgaataaatagatACTGGAGTAAAACTGCCAAACACGCTTCATAAACACATGGATACAGAATGAAGCTGGGAACGGAGATGTGGACTTGATACTTGTGGCCTGTAGCATTGTCAGCTTGTACTAATTCTGGAGAAACTGTGATGAACCTGATTGACGTCAGAATGGAGGTGTCAAGGAGAAGGATACTCCAGAAACATCTGGAGCCTGCAAGACCCCTCCGTCGCCGCCTCCAAGTTGACATGGGTAAGTGGTGTGCAGCAGAAGGTTCAACTTGTAAACACTCGTCAACAAGTTCATGAGTTGCTATCAGATCAGCTCATATACGAAGTTCTCCCCTCATGTGCTATGTTTGTATTTCTTGATTTAGAACCCCGAGTAACTGTTCCATCATGTGCCTTGCTGGACTTTGTGGATGATGAGGTAAGAACTGCAATAGCAAAGCCTGTGCTTGACCTCTAAGCAGTTGCTTGGATTTTACCTCAACTTGTTTTGTTCCAGCATCAGATTGTTAATCATAAGATCTTTATATATACACAGGCATTTTTAAGTCAGTATTTAAATATCTTCAACTCTTaaccaagtgtaaaaataatttgaaataacCAGTGTAAAACCTTCAAAAGTGATCACTCGGAAGTCTTTTACATATTGTCTGCTGTAATATCTTCTTTTTCTCCTCTCATAAAACTAGAGCAGCAAcataatcgattatccaattaatcgacaaccaTTTTGGTATCCAGTTAATcgatttttgatttaaaaatgaaaatatcctctgatttcagccgctcaaatgtgaatattttttaatttccgtagtcatccatgaaagcagactatTACCAAAAGAAgattttcacacacatcagctttgactctgGAAAACcatgatggacatttttgcctcttttgtgatacactcctggtcaaaattttaagaccagttgaaaaattgcaagaattccCTTTTTGCACTGTTGTATCTTAAGTAGATTGTAGGTAGACCTTCAGAAAAGGGAGTgcaatgggagtgagaccaaaacAAATtcagagtaagcaatttattgcaaaga
Encoded proteins:
- the gra gene encoding uncharacterized protein C8orf88 homolog isoform X1; translation: MTFAFNREKDEEKLIASKRREPSPRADSFATDTSLAGDHTTRRRTSVTSAALSACTNSGETVMNLIDVRMEVSRRRILQKHLEPARPLRRRLQVDMEPRVTVPSCALLDFVDDETDIGIEQFCKIVNLQEQKEERISYSRDVLIGLASCPAAKKRPEFLPDHPVVLPNARSPSSLPSHESG